From the Rhodothalassiaceae bacterium genome, one window contains:
- the rplR gene encoding 50S ribosomal protein L18 produces MSKHDELFERRRRRTRYKLRLKAAGRPRLSVHRSNKHIYAQVIDDAAGRTLAFASTLDESLRGKFGCTIEGAKAVGKLIAERAKAAGVEAVVFDRGGYIYHGRVKALAEAAREGGLKF; encoded by the coding sequence ATGAGCAAGCATGACGAACTTTTCGAGCGGCGTCGTCGGCGCACGCGCTACAAGCTCCGGCTGAAGGCGGCCGGACGCCCGCGGCTTTCGGTCCACCGCTCGAACAAGCACATCTACGCCCAGGTGATCGACGATGCGGCCGGGCGCACGCTCGCCTTCGCCTCGACGCTGGATGAATCGCTGCGCGGGAAGTTCGGCTGCACGATCGAGGGCGCGAAGGCCGTCGGCAAGCTGATCGCCGAGCGCGCGAAGGCGGCGGGGGTGGAAGCCGTGGTCTTCGATCGCGGCGGCTACATCTATCACGGCCGCGTGAAGGCGCTGGCCGAGGCCGCGCGCGAGGGCGGTCTCAAATTCTGA
- the rpsE gene encoding 30S ribosomal protein S5, translating into MARPRAAEREDSQFIEKLVHINRVAKVVKGGRRFGFAALVVVGDGRGRVGFGHGKAREVPEAIRKATEAAKRAMIRVPLREGRTLHHDSTGHHDAGRVIVRSAEPGTGIIAGGPMRAVFEALGIQDVVAKSLGTSNPYNMVRATFDALKRQASPRQIAARRGLKVGELVARRAAVEGRQSEQENG; encoded by the coding sequence ATGGCACGGCCGAGAGCGGCGGAGCGCGAGGACAGCCAGTTCATCGAGAAGCTCGTCCACATCAACCGCGTGGCGAAGGTGGTCAAGGGCGGGCGGCGCTTCGGATTTGCGGCGCTGGTGGTGGTCGGCGACGGGCGCGGGCGCGTGGGCTTCGGCCACGGCAAGGCGCGCGAGGTGCCCGAGGCCATCCGCAAGGCGACCGAGGCGGCCAAGCGTGCGATGATCCGGGTGCCGCTGCGCGAGGGCCGCACACTCCATCACGACAGCACCGGCCATCATGACGCCGGCCGCGTGATCGTGCGCTCGGCCGAGCCCGGCACCGGAATCATCGCGGGCGGCCCCATGCGCGCGGTTTTCGAGGCGCTCGGGATTCAGGACGTGGTGGCGAAATCGCTCGGCACCTCCAATCCCTACAACATGGTCCGCGCCACCTTCGATGCGCTGAAGCGCCAGGCGAGCCCGCGCCAGATCGCGGCACGGCGGGGGCTCAAGGTCGGCGAGCTGGTGGCGCGCCGCGCGGCGGTCGAAGGTCGTCAGAGCGAGCAGGAGAACGGCTGA
- the rpmD gene encoding 50S ribosomal protein L30 — translation MAANKDRRIRVTQIGSPIRRRKDQRATLIGLGLNRMNRTRLLPDTPAVRGMIAKVRHLVRVEEV, via the coding sequence ATGGCGGCAAACAAGGACAGGCGGATCCGCGTCACGCAGATCGGCAGCCCCATCCGGCGCCGCAAGGACCAGCGGGCGACCCTGATCGGGCTCGGCCTCAACAGGATGAACCGCACGCGCCTGCTGCCCGACACCCCGGCGGTGCGCGGCATGATCGCCAAGGTCCGGCACCTCGTGCGGGTGGAGGAAGTCTGA
- the rplO gene encoding 50S ribosomal protein L15: protein MRLNELKDRPGARRNRIRVGRGIGSGKGKTAGRGHKGAKARAGTSINGFEGGQMPIHRRMPKRGFNPLRRKQVALVNLGRLQDAITRGRIDAGKPIDEEVLRAAGLIDKARDGIRLLAKGELKTKIEITVDHASAAALKAVEALGGKVHLRAGAAAEETAGAQQD from the coding sequence ATGCGGCTGAACGAGCTCAAGGATCGCCCCGGTGCGCGCCGCAACCGGATCCGGGTCGGGCGCGGCATCGGCTCGGGCAAGGGCAAGACCGCCGGGCGCGGCCACAAGGGTGCGAAGGCGCGCGCGGGCACCAGCATCAACGGCTTCGAAGGCGGCCAGATGCCGATTCACCGCCGGATGCCGAAGCGCGGCTTCAACCCGCTGCGGCGCAAGCAGGTGGCGCTCGTGAATCTGGGGCGTCTGCAGGACGCCATCACGCGCGGCCGGATCGATGCGGGCAAGCCCATCGACGAAGAGGTGCTGCGCGCGGCCGGCCTGATCGACAAGGCGCGCGACGGCATCCGCCTGCTCGCGAAGGGCGAGCTCAAGACGAAGATCGAGATCACCGTCGATCATGCCTCCGCAGCCGCGCTGAAGGCGGTCGAGGCGCTGGGCGGAAAGGTGCATCTGCGTGCCGGCGCCGCGGCGGAGGAGACCGCGGGGGCGCAGCAGGACTGA
- the secY gene encoding protein translocase subunit SecY: MVSAAEQLARNFSWGTFAKAEELKKRLWFTLGALVVYRLLTYVPLPGIDPTALAQFFQRTAGGVVDLFNMFAGGALERMSIVALGIMPYISASIIMQLLTSMSPQLAELKKEGEVGRKKINQYTRYGTVLLTAIQGYGLARALESQGLVLDPGLFFEASAVITLVGGTMFLMWLGEQITQRGVGNGISLIIYAGIVAALPRAIAQALELGRQGILSPIGIVLLLIGVVALIAFIVFVERAQRRITIQYPKRQVGNRLFQGDTSHLPLKLNTSGVIPPIFASSLLLMPATIGQFAGSGGPEWLTYVTAILGHGQPLYILLYALGIIFFAFFYTAVIFNPEETADNLKQHGGFIPGIRPGKRTAEYLDHVLTRLTAAGSIYLAIVCIIPEILIARYQIPFYLGGTSLLIVVSVTMDTITQIHSHLLAHQYEGLLKKARLKGGRMR, from the coding sequence ATGGTCTCGGCGGCGGAACAGCTGGCGCGCAACTTCAGCTGGGGCACCTTCGCGAAAGCGGAGGAGCTCAAGAAGCGCCTGTGGTTCACGCTGGGGGCGCTCGTCGTCTACCGGCTGCTCACCTACGTGCCGCTTCCCGGCATCGATCCGACCGCGCTGGCCCAGTTCTTCCAGCGCACGGCGGGCGGCGTCGTCGATCTCTTCAACATGTTCGCCGGCGGGGCGCTGGAGCGCATGTCGATCGTGGCGCTCGGCATCATGCCCTATATTTCGGCCTCGATCATCATGCAGCTGCTGACCTCCATGTCGCCGCAGCTGGCGGAGCTGAAGAAGGAGGGCGAGGTCGGCCGCAAGAAGATCAACCAGTACACCCGTTACGGCACGGTGCTGCTCACCGCCATCCAGGGCTACGGCCTTGCGCGGGCGCTCGAATCCCAGGGGCTCGTGCTCGATCCCGGGCTGTTCTTCGAGGCCTCGGCCGTGATCACGCTGGTGGGCGGGACGATGTTCCTCATGTGGCTCGGCGAGCAGATCACCCAGCGCGGCGTCGGCAACGGCATCTCGCTCATCATCTATGCCGGCATCGTCGCCGCGCTGCCGCGGGCGATCGCCCAGGCGCTGGAACTCGGCCGGCAGGGCATTCTCTCGCCGATCGGGATCGTTCTGCTCCTGATCGGCGTCGTCGCGCTGATCGCCTTCATCGTGTTCGTCGAGCGTGCCCAGCGCCGCATCACGATCCAGTATCCCAAGCGCCAGGTCGGCAATCGTCTGTTCCAGGGAGACACATCCCACCTGCCCCTGAAACTCAACACCTCGGGCGTGATCCCGCCGATCTTCGCAAGCTCGCTTCTGCTGATGCCGGCCACCATCGGCCAGTTCGCGGGCTCGGGCGGGCCGGAGTGGCTGACCTATGTGACGGCCATCCTGGGCCACGGCCAGCCGCTCTACATCCTGCTCTATGCCCTCGGCATCATCTTCTTCGCCTTCTTCTACACCGCCGTCATCTTCAATCCGGAGGAGACCGCCGACAATCTGAAGCAGCACGGCGGCTTCATCCCCGGCATCCGTCCGGGCAAGCGCACCGCGGAGTATCTCGACCACGTGCTGACACGGCTGACGGCGGCCGGCTCCATCTATCTTGCGATCGTCTGCATCATTCCCGAGATTCTGATCGCGCGCTACCAGATCCCCTTCTATCTGGGTGGCACCAGCCTGCTGATCGTGGTCTCGGTGACGATGGACACGATCACCCAGATCCATTCCCATCTGCTCGCCCACCAATACGAGGGCCTGCTCAAGAAGGCCCGGCTGAAGGGAGGCCGCATGCGATGA
- a CDS encoding adenylate kinase has protein sequence MIIILLGPPGAGKGTQAQRLEREHGLKQLSTGDMLRAAAKSGTEIGLKAKAVMDRGELVSDEIVVQIIAEALTRDECANGYILDGFPRTLAQAGALDAMLEERGKRLDAVVEIVVPEELVVERISGRFICAKCGATYHDKYRLPKNDMVCDVCGSEEFVRRDDDRPEAVRERLKAYRAQTEPLLPYYRERGVLIQVDGSGSVEEVARAIDEALGITDLRPPACAGGEG, from the coding sequence ATGATCATCATTCTTCTGGGACCGCCGGGCGCCGGCAAGGGCACCCAGGCCCAGCGGCTGGAGCGCGAACACGGCCTCAAGCAGCTCTCGACCGGCGACATGCTGCGAGCGGCCGCGAAGTCGGGCACCGAGATCGGCCTCAAGGCCAAGGCGGTGATGGACCGGGGCGAGCTGGTCAGCGACGAGATCGTCGTCCAGATCATCGCCGAGGCGTTGACGCGCGACGAATGCGCGAACGGCTACATCCTGGATGGTTTCCCGCGCACGCTCGCCCAGGCGGGCGCGCTGGACGCGATGCTCGAGGAGCGCGGCAAGCGGCTCGATGCCGTGGTCGAGATCGTCGTGCCCGAGGAGCTCGTCGTCGAGCGGATTTCGGGGCGCTTCATCTGCGCGAAATGCGGGGCGACCTATCACGACAAGTACCGCCTGCCGAAGAACGACATGGTCTGCGACGTCTGCGGCTCGGAGGAGTTCGTGCGCCGTGACGACGACCGGCCCGAGGCGGTGCGCGAGCGGCTCAAGGCCTACCGCGCCCAGACCGAACCACTGCTGCCGTACTACCGCGAGCGCGGCGTGCTGATCCAGGTCGACGGCAGCGGCAGCGTCGAGGAGGTGGCCCGCGCGATCGACGAGGCGCTGGGCATCACGGACCTCAGGCCCCCCGCCTGCGCAGGCGGCGAGGGGTGA
- the rpsM gene encoding 30S ribosomal protein S13 — MARIAGVNIPTDKRVEIALTYIYGIGRTRAKEICRALGIPEERRVRDLSEPEVIRIREYIDDHFVVEGDLRREVAMNIKRLMDLGCYRGLRHRKGLPVRGQRTHTNARTRKGKAKPIAGKKK; from the coding sequence GTGGCGCGCATTGCTGGTGTCAACATTCCGACCGACAAGAGGGTCGAGATCGCGCTGACCTACATCTACGGGATCGGGCGCACGCGGGCGAAGGAGATCTGCCGGGCGCTCGGGATTCCGGAAGAGCGGCGCGTGCGGGATCTTTCGGAACCCGAGGTCATCCGGATCCGCGAGTACATTGACGACCACTTCGTGGTGGAAGGCGATCTCCGGCGCGAGGTCGCCATGAACATCAAGCGGCTGATGGACCTCGGCTGCTATCGCGGGCTGCGCCACCGCAAGGGTCTGCCGGTGCGCGGCCAGCGCACCCACACCAACGCCCGCACGCGCAAGGGCAAGGCGAAGCCGATCGCCGGCAAGAAGAAGTAA
- the rpsK gene encoding 30S ribosomal protein S11: MAKESTRLKRRERKNITRAVAHISATFNNTMITITDQQGNTIAWSSAGASGFKGSRKSTPYAAQVAAEAAGRKAQEHGVKEMAIEVKGPGSGRESAIRALAGLGFVITSIRDVTPIPHNGCRPRKRRRV; the protein is encoded by the coding sequence ATGGCCAAGGAATCGACGCGACTGAAGCGGCGCGAGCGCAAGAACATCACGCGCGCGGTTGCGCATATCAGCGCCACCTTCAACAACACGATGATCACCATCACCGACCAGCAGGGCAACACGATCGCCTGGTCGTCGGCGGGCGCGAGCGGGTTCAAGGGTTCGCGCAAATCCACCCCCTATGCGGCGCAGGTCGCGGCCGAGGCGGCGGGGCGCAAGGCCCAGGAGCACGGCGTCAAGGAGATGGCGATCGAGGTCAAGGGCCCGGGCTCCGGGCGCGAGTCGGCGATCCGCGCGCTTGCGGGCCTCGGCTTCGTGATCACCTCGATCCGCGACGTGACACCCATTCCGCACAACGGCTGCCGCCCGCGCAAGCGGCGCCGCGTGTGA
- the rpoA gene encoding DNA-directed RNA polymerase subunit alpha: protein MIHKNWQALIKPSKIDIIPGADPARRAKLVVEPLERGFGTTLGNALRRVLLSSLQGGAVTAIQIEGVLHEFSSIPGVREDVTDIVLNVKQIPIRVNVEGTKRLHLTATGPGEVTAGQIQEVAGVEILDKDLVICTLDENTTINMELYVASGKGYVPAERNRPDDAPIGLIPVDSIFSPVKRVAYRVENTREGQILDYDKLTLEVETDGTVSPEDAVAYAARILQDQLQIFINFEEPRRLEERREEEALPFNPNLLRRVDELELSVRSANCLKNENIVYIGDLVQKTEAEMLRTPNFGRKSLNEIKEVLAQMGLKLGMEVPGWPPENIEELAKKLETEY, encoded by the coding sequence GTGATTCACAAGAACTGGCAGGCACTGATCAAGCCGAGCAAGATCGACATCATCCCGGGCGCGGATCCCGCGCGCCGCGCCAAGCTCGTCGTCGAGCCGCTCGAGCGCGGGTTTGGCACGACGCTGGGCAACGCGCTGCGCCGGGTGCTGCTGTCCTCGCTGCAGGGCGGTGCGGTGACCGCGATCCAGATAGAGGGGGTGCTGCACGAGTTCTCCTCGATCCCCGGCGTGCGCGAGGACGTCACCGACATCGTTCTCAACGTCAAGCAGATCCCGATCCGGGTGAACGTGGAGGGCACGAAGCGCCTGCATCTCACGGCCACGGGGCCGGGCGAGGTGACGGCCGGGCAGATCCAGGAGGTCGCGGGCGTCGAGATCCTCGACAAGGATCTCGTGATCTGCACGCTCGATGAGAACACGACGATCAACATGGAGCTCTACGTCGCCTCGGGGAAGGGCTACGTCCCGGCCGAGCGCAACCGGCCCGACGATGCGCCCATCGGGCTGATTCCGGTCGATTCCATCTTCTCGCCGGTGAAAAGGGTCGCCTACCGCGTCGAGAACACGCGCGAGGGCCAGATCCTCGACTACGACAAGCTGACCCTCGAGGTGGAGACCGACGGCACGGTCAGTCCCGAGGATGCCGTGGCCTATGCCGCGCGGATTCTTCAGGACCAGCTCCAGATCTTCATCAATTTCGAGGAGCCGCGCCGTCTCGAGGAGCGCCGCGAAGAGGAGGCGCTTCCCTTCAATCCGAACCTGCTTCGGCGGGTGGACGAGCTCGAACTGTCGGTGCGTTCGGCGAACTGCCTCAAGAACGAGAACATCGTCTACATCGGCGATCTCGTGCAGAAGACCGAGGCGGAGATGCTGCGCACCCCGAACTTCGGGCGCAAATCCTTGAACGAGATCAAGGAGGTCCTCGCGCAGATGGGGCTCAAGCTCGGCATGGAGGTGCCCGGCTGGCCGCCGGAGAACATCGAGGAACTCGCAAAGAAGCTGGAAACCGAATACTGA
- the rplQ gene encoding 50S ribosomal protein L17, with amino-acid sequence MRHRNAGRKLNRTSEHRRALLMNLAKSLIRHEQITTTLAKGKELRPHVEKLITRAKKGGLANRRLVLAKLQDEEMTRKLFGELAERYRDRPGGYVRVLKAGFRQGDNAPMAIVELVDRNPEAKGAGERAVEEAEAA; translated from the coding sequence ATGCGGCACAGGAACGCGGGACGCAAGCTCAACCGCACGAGCGAGCATCGGCGCGCGCTGCTGATGAACCTCGCCAAGTCGCTGATCCGCCACGAGCAGATCACGACGACGCTGGCCAAGGGCAAGGAGCTCAGGCCCCATGTCGAGAAGCTGATCACCAGGGCCAAGAAGGGCGGGCTTGCCAACCGCCGTCTGGTGCTGGCGAAGCTTCAGGACGAGGAGATGACGCGCAAGCTCTTCGGCGAGCTCGCCGAGCGCTACAGGGATCGCCCGGGCGGCTATGTGCGGGTGCTGAAGGCGGGCTTCCGCCAGGGCGACAATGCGCCGATGGCCATCGTCGAGCTGGTCGACCGCAATCCCGAAGCCAAGGGGGCGGGCGAGCGCGCGGTCGAGGAGGCCGAGGCCGCCTGA
- a CDS encoding serine protease, translating to MRAGRAGAVVRHLGVALLLGLAAAGGAPAAAQQTAVVPTGMAEVRLSFAPVVKKVAPAVVNIYAARKVVVRSPLFADPFFQRFLGRDFAFGMPRERIERSLGSGVLVREDGLVVTNTHVIGEADVIRVVLADRREFDAQVLLADKRTDLAVLRLKVEGDVRFPVVPLGDSDAVEVGDIVLAIGNPFGIGQTVTSGIISATARTNIGTSDFGFYLQTDAAINPGNSGGALVGLDGRLVGINAAIFSRTGESAGIGFAIPVNMVKAVLMAATHGGELVRNWLGAAYQPVTPDLAEALGLDRPGGVLVRMLAADGPGARAGLSEGDVIIAVNGHEVLDEAALKFRLATYPAGSRVTLTILREGRKLELPVVLEPLPDAPPPEPTTLKGRNPFQGVTFGNLSPRLADRLGIDPLTRGVVVLKVDPRAPAAQLGWLRPGDIVEQAAGRDIRSVADLAALDEQEGWDRWPFRVRRGRERLACVVYRSGAVDCRSGPI from the coding sequence ATGCGGGCGGGACGCGCAGGGGCGGTCGTGCGCCATCTCGGGGTGGCTCTGCTGCTCGGCCTTGCGGCCGCGGGCGGAGCGCCGGCGGCAGCTCAGCAGACAGCCGTGGTGCCGACCGGCATGGCCGAGGTCCGGCTGAGCTTCGCGCCGGTCGTCAAGAAGGTCGCGCCGGCGGTCGTAAACATCTATGCGGCGCGCAAGGTCGTCGTGCGTTCCCCGCTCTTCGCCGATCCCTTCTTCCAGCGCTTTCTGGGGCGCGACTTCGCATTCGGGATGCCCCGCGAACGGATCGAGCGCTCGCTGGGCTCCGGCGTGCTCGTGCGCGAGGACGGCCTCGTCGTCACCAACACCCATGTCATCGGCGAAGCCGACGTCATCCGCGTCGTGCTGGCGGACCGGCGCGAATTCGACGCGCAGGTGCTGCTCGCCGACAAGCGCACCGATCTCGCCGTTCTGAGACTGAAGGTGGAAGGTGACGTGCGGTTTCCCGTCGTTCCGCTTGGCGACTCGGATGCCGTCGAGGTCGGCGACATCGTGCTCGCCATCGGCAACCCCTTCGGCATCGGCCAGACGGTGACTTCCGGCATCATCTCGGCGACCGCCCGCACCAACATCGGCACCTCCGATTTCGGCTTCTATCTGCAGACGGATGCCGCCATCAATCCGGGCAATTCGGGCGGCGCGCTGGTCGGACTGGACGGTCGGCTGGTCGGCATCAACGCCGCGATCTTCTCGCGCACCGGAGAATCGGCCGGCATCGGCTTCGCCATTCCCGTCAACATGGTGAAGGCGGTGCTGATGGCCGCGACCCATGGCGGCGAGCTCGTGCGCAACTGGCTCGGCGCCGCCTATCAACCGGTGACCCCCGATCTCGCCGAGGCGCTCGGGCTCGACCGGCCCGGCGGCGTGCTCGTGCGCATGCTGGCCGCAGACGGGCCCGGCGCGCGCGCGGGTTTGAGCGAAGGCGACGTGATCATCGCGGTGAACGGCCACGAGGTCCTCGACGAGGCGGCGCTCAAGTTCCGGCTTGCCACCTATCCCGCCGGCAGCCGCGTGACGCTCACGATCCTGCGCGAAGGACGCAAACTCGAGCTTCCCGTCGTGCTCGAGCCGCTGCCGGATGCGCCGCCGCCCGAGCCCACTACGCTGAAGGGCCGCAATCCCTTCCAGGGGGTGACCTTCGGCAATCTCTCCCCGCGGCTCGCGGACCGGCTGGGCATCGATCCCCTCACCCGCGGTGTCGTGGTGCTCAAGGTCGACCCGCGGGCGCCGGCGGCCCAGCTCGGCTGGCTGCGGCCGGGCGATATCGTCGAGCAGGCGGCCGGGCGCGACATCCGCTCTGTCGCGGATCTCGCCGCGCTCGACGAGCAGGAGGGCTGGGACCGCTGGCCCTTCCGGGTGCGCCGCGGGCGCGAGCGGCTCGCCTGCGTCGTCTACCGCTCGGGCGCGGTGGACTGCCGCTCGGGCCCGATCTGA
- a CDS encoding ATPase AAA, translating to MGDLFEKDAGAGGRGMPPPGAPLAERLRPRRLDEIIGQEHLTAPGAPLARIIEAGNPPSLLLWGPPGTGKTTIARLLADLPGYRFHALSAIESGVKELKAVFAEAERLIAAGSRLMLFVDEIHRFNRAQQDAFLRVVEEGVVTLVGATTENPGFVLNAALLSRLTVLVLRPLDEKALGKLLRRAEEALREPLALGQEARTALLAMAGGDARALFNMVELVARAGAHGEGFETAEDLARLFSRRPLAHDRDRDQHYNLISAFHKAVRGSDVDAALYWLARMLEAGEDPRYIARRMIRIASEDIGLAAPQALEQALAADAAYERLGSPEGELALFQAAVFLAGAPKSNAVYRAESAARTLARRTAALPPPMHSLNAPTKLMRELGYGAGYAYDHDAPDAFAGRNYFPDGLPRTRLYQPTDRGFEARIAERLTEWERRRRAAAESGGADSRDGKEEGDESTPG from the coding sequence ATGGGTGATCTGTTCGAGAAGGACGCCGGTGCGGGTGGCCGCGGCATGCCGCCGCCGGGCGCGCCGCTCGCCGAACGCCTGCGGCCGCGCCGGCTCGACGAGATCATCGGCCAGGAGCATCTGACGGCACCCGGCGCCCCGCTCGCCCGGATCATCGAAGCCGGCAATCCGCCCTCGCTGCTGCTCTGGGGGCCGCCGGGCACCGGCAAGACGACGATCGCGCGTCTGCTCGCGGATCTGCCGGGCTACCGCTTTCACGCGCTGAGCGCCATCGAAAGCGGCGTGAAGGAACTCAAGGCCGTCTTCGCCGAGGCCGAGCGGCTGATCGCCGCCGGCAGCCGCCTCATGCTCTTCGTCGACGAGATTCACCGCTTCAACCGCGCCCAGCAGGACGCCTTCCTGCGCGTGGTCGAGGAGGGCGTCGTCACCCTCGTCGGCGCGACGACCGAAAACCCCGGCTTCGTGCTGAACGCGGCGCTCCTCTCGCGGCTGACCGTGCTCGTGCTGCGTCCGCTTGACGAGAAGGCGCTGGGCAAGCTGCTTCGGCGCGCCGAGGAGGCGCTCAGGGAGCCGCTGGCGCTCGGGCAGGAGGCGCGGACCGCGCTGCTGGCCATGGCCGGCGGGGATGCGCGGGCGCTGTTCAACATGGTGGAGCTCGTGGCGCGCGCCGGCGCTCATGGGGAAGGCTTCGAGACGGCGGAGGATCTCGCCCGTCTCTTCAGCCGGCGGCCGCTCGCCCACGACCGCGACCGGGATCAGCACTACAATCTGATCTCCGCCTTCCACAAGGCGGTGCGGGGCTCTGATGTCGACGCCGCGCTCTACTGGCTCGCCCGCATGCTCGAGGCCGGCGAGGACCCGCGCTACATCGCCCGGCGCATGATCCGGATCGCGAGCGAGGACATCGGACTCGCCGCGCCCCAGGCGCTGGAGCAGGCGCTCGCGGCGGACGCGGCCTATGAGCGGCTCGGCTCGCCGGAAGGGGAGCTCGCGCTCTTCCAGGCCGCCGTGTTTCTGGCCGGCGCACCGAAGTCGAACGCCGTCTATCGCGCGGAATCGGCCGCGCGCACGCTCGCGCGCCGCACCGCCGCTCTGCCGCCGCCGATGCACAGTCTCAACGCCCCGACGAAGCTGATGCGCGAGCTCGGCTACGGCGCCGGCTACGCCTACGACCATGATGCGCCGGACGCCTTCGCCGGTCGCAACTACTTCCCGGACGGGTTGCCCCGCACACGGCTCTATCAGCCGACGGACCGGGGCTTCGAGGCCCGGATCGCGGAGCGGCTCACCGAATGGGAACGCCGGCGGCGGGCGGCCGCCGAGAGCGGGGGCGCGGACAGCCGGGACGGGAAGGAAGAGGGTGACGAAAGCACGCCGGGCTGA
- the era gene encoding GTPase Era, whose product MRAAGGNGEKAAGPAPGPDTRAGFVALIGAPNAGKSTLLNALVGEKVAIVTPKVQTTRMRLRGIAMHGNAQLIFVDTPGIFTPRKRLDRAMVEAAWAGAREADEIVLVIDAARGLDDEEVTLILDGLKQLDRPVIAALNKIDLVKKPVLLEQAKRLDETGLFKRIFMISAVTGDGLIDLKDYLAESLPPGPFLYPPDQITDVTNRVMAAEITREKIYLRLHQELPYEIAVETESFEEQPNGHIVIHQVIHVARESQKKIVIGRGGRMLKAIGQAARQEMCEIFGRPVHLFLFVKVSPHWQDDRSHYQMLGLEYVK is encoded by the coding sequence ATGAGAGCGGCGGGCGGGAACGGAGAGAAGGCGGCGGGTCCCGCACCGGGCCCGGACACGCGGGCGGGGTTCGTCGCGCTCATCGGCGCCCCGAACGCCGGCAAGTCGACCCTGCTCAATGCGCTGGTCGGCGAGAAGGTGGCGATCGTCACCCCGAAGGTGCAGACGACCCGAATGCGTCTGCGCGGGATCGCGATGCACGGCAACGCCCAGCTCATCTTCGTCGACACGCCGGGCATCTTCACCCCGCGCAAGCGCCTCGACCGCGCGATGGTCGAGGCCGCCTGGGCCGGCGCCCGGGAGGCGGACGAGATCGTGCTCGTGATCGATGCCGCCCGCGGGCTCGATGACGAGGAGGTGACGCTGATTCTCGACGGCCTCAAGCAGCTCGACCGGCCGGTGATCGCGGCCCTCAACAAGATCGACCTCGTGAAAAAGCCCGTGCTGCTGGAACAGGCGAAGCGCCTCGACGAGACGGGGCTGTTCAAGCGCATCTTCATGATCTCGGCCGTCACCGGCGACGGCCTCATCGATCTCAAGGATTACCTGGCCGAGAGCCTGCCACCCGGCCCCTTCCTCTATCCGCCGGACCAGATCACGGACGTGACGAACCGCGTCATGGCGGCGGAGATCACGCGCGAGAAGATCTATCTGAGACTGCATCAGGAGCTGCCCTACGAGATCGCGGTGGAGACCGAGAGTTTCGAGGAGCAGCCGAACGGCCACATCGTCATCCATCAGGTGATCCACGTGGCCCGCGAATCGCAGAAGAAGATCGTGATCGGCCGCGGCGGGCGGATGCTCAAGGCCATCGGTCAGGCGGCACGCCAGGAGATGTGCGAGATCTTCGGCCGGCCGGTGCACCTGTTCCTGTTCGTCAAGGTCTCGCCCCACTGGCAGGACGACCGCAGCCACTATCAGATGCTCGGCCTCGAATACGTGAAGTAG
- the rnc gene encoding ribonuclease 3 — protein sequence MPARTPATERRGAPHAKAGADEPFITAVAKLTGHRFRDPALARAALTHPSCEGADHYERLEFLGDRVLGLVIARWLYERFPEESEGALNRRLTALVRKETLAEIGEELGLGALIRVAQSAREAGVQHLPNVLADVMEALVAALYLDGGLKTASRFVRRHWKGRIDQNAALLRDPKSALQEWAHARRIAPPEYVLIEQSGPDHAPRFVVEARLAGRGVARGEAGSKRAAEQEAARRLLARVQEEEAGAGRSGTRGRASRKRKRKT from the coding sequence ATGCCCGCCCGGACCCCGGCGACGGAAAGGCGCGGCGCGCCGCACGCAAAGGCCGGTGCGGACGAGCCGTTTATTACCGCGGTGGCGAAGCTGACGGGCCATCGCTTTCGCGACCCGGCGCTCGCGCGCGCGGCCCTCACGCATCCGAGCTGCGAGGGCGCGGACCACTACGAACGCCTGGAGTTCCTGGGCGACCGCGTGCTCGGCCTCGTCATCGCGCGCTGGCTCTATGAGCGGTTTCCGGAAGAGAGCGAGGGCGCGCTCAATCGCCGGCTCACTGCGCTGGTGCGCAAGGAAACGCTGGCCGAGATCGGCGAGGAGCTGGGGCTCGGCGCGCTCATCCGCGTCGCGCAGAGCGCACGCGAGGCCGGGGTGCAGCATCTGCCGAACGTGCTGGCCGACGTGATGGAGGCGCTGGTTGCGGCGCTCTACCTGGACGGCGGGCTGAAGACGGCAAGCCGCTTCGTGCGCCGCCACTGGAAGGGCCGGATCGACCAGAACGCGGCCCTGCTGCGCGATCCCAAATCCGCCCTTCAGGAATGGGCCCACGCCCGGCGCATCGCGCCGCCGGAATATGTGCTCATCGAGCAGTCGGGTCCGGATCACGCGCCCCGCTTCGTGGTCGAGGCCCGGCTTGCCGGCCGGGGCGTGGCGCGCGGCGAGGCCGGCTCCAAGCGCGCGGCCGAGCAGGAGGCCGCCCGGCGGCTTCTCGCGCGGGTGCAGGAGGAAGAGGCCGGAGCCGGCCGCTCCGGCACCCGCGGGCGGGCGTCCCGGAAGCGGAAGAGGAAGACATGA